The Octadecabacter arcticus 238 genome contains a region encoding:
- a CDS encoding TRAP transporter permease — MFQIMSGGFIAGQLYFLYIEPISPYLHSLMFACVVMSMAFIGFGFSNPKGTGARDRVVLIDWVLAGLSIIPFLYAYFYVDFVQFLRRGSVPSQEDITVGILFLTLLLEAGRRVIGPILPGIALTALLICVSANYLPPEWHIVPQLSLRRVIGSMFQTELGVFSQPIQVAMRWIFVFLLFGQCLLLAGGREFFMRVSMAAAGGLRGGPAYMAVIPSALFGSLSGSNMANVMVTGQFTIPWIIRAGFSRRQAGAIESVASTAGALTPPIMGAGALIMAEYTGVPYLTIVAAAIIPALLYYLTVGTYLFALTRRLGIEVTETPETESIGSLVLQYWPVLVGLGWLVWRITTLYPLERGVLEACALLCIGGIVSNRSAYNVPNLLDLTNGLTRQTIDIGIACAVSGILVGTILITGWGITIAGVILQLGSASTLIALFATMVVTIVLGMGTPGVAAYIITAAVVAAPLSQLGLPLIAVHMFIFYFSNFAGITPPVALTAFGAAGIAKSDPFKTGFLAMLMALPTYFLAYAFVLRPELLLLGEPMEIFVATVPTALGVILFSLGTAGAIKRPLSGIERAVFVLSGVLLIEPAILTDIVGVAGGIGIYCIHNRRHRKFNQRDFVA; from the coding sequence GTGTTCCAGATTATGTCCGGCGGTTTCATCGCCGGGCAACTCTACTTTCTCTATATTGAGCCAATCAGCCCATATCTTCATTCATTAATGTTTGCATGCGTAGTGATGTCTATGGCGTTCATCGGATTTGGCTTTTCAAATCCCAAAGGGACTGGAGCACGTGATCGCGTAGTGCTAATAGACTGGGTGCTGGCAGGCCTTTCAATAATACCCTTTTTGTATGCATATTTTTACGTTGACTTCGTACAATTCTTACGACGGGGTAGTGTGCCTTCCCAAGAAGATATCACTGTCGGAATCTTGTTTCTGACGCTGTTACTTGAAGCAGGGCGACGAGTGATCGGTCCTATCCTGCCTGGGATTGCTCTCACAGCACTTCTAATCTGCGTATCTGCTAATTATCTTCCACCGGAGTGGCACATCGTACCACAATTGTCGCTCCGCCGTGTTATTGGTTCGATGTTCCAGACCGAGCTTGGCGTATTTTCGCAGCCGATACAGGTCGCAATGCGATGGATTTTTGTCTTTTTGTTATTTGGACAATGCCTTCTATTGGCGGGTGGTCGTGAGTTTTTCATGAGAGTGTCCATGGCGGCCGCAGGCGGCTTGCGCGGTGGCCCTGCCTATATGGCAGTAATCCCATCAGCATTGTTTGGATCTCTTTCTGGCTCAAACATGGCCAACGTCATGGTGACGGGGCAGTTTACTATACCATGGATTATTCGGGCTGGCTTTTCGCGTCGTCAGGCTGGAGCAATTGAGTCTGTTGCCTCAACAGCGGGCGCCCTGACACCGCCAATAATGGGTGCGGGCGCATTGATCATGGCAGAATATACAGGTGTACCCTACCTCACAATTGTCGCAGCAGCGATAATTCCCGCTCTTCTTTATTATCTTACTGTTGGTACATATCTTTTTGCTCTCACTCGCCGTCTTGGTATCGAGGTGACAGAAACACCGGAAACGGAAAGTATAGGTAGTCTTGTGTTGCAGTACTGGCCGGTGCTTGTCGGACTTGGCTGGTTGGTTTGGCGAATTACAACGCTTTACCCTTTAGAGCGTGGCGTTTTGGAGGCTTGTGCACTTCTGTGCATCGGTGGTATTGTCTCTAATCGTTCCGCTTATAATGTGCCAAACCTATTGGACCTCACCAACGGGCTAACACGTCAGACTATCGATATCGGAATTGCTTGTGCTGTTTCGGGTATCTTGGTCGGTACAATACTTATCACTGGATGGGGCATCACAATTGCTGGGGTTATATTGCAGCTTGGCAGCGCGTCTACTTTAATTGCTCTCTTTGCAACTATGGTTGTGACGATTGTGCTTGGGATGGGAACTCCTGGCGTGGCAGCTTATATTATTACGGCAGCCGTCGTCGCTGCGCCTTTGAGCCAGTTGGGCCTGCCTCTAATCGCTGTGCATATGTTTATATTTTATTTTTCCAACTTTGCTGGAATTACACCTCCTGTTGCGCTGACCGCCTTTGGGGCTGCTGGCATAGCAAAATCTGATCCCTTCAAAACAGGTTTTCTTGCAATGCTGATGGCGTTACCAACTTATTTTCTGGCTTATGCTTTCGTTCTGCGCCCAGAACTACTTTTGCTTGGGGAACCAATGGAAATTTTTGTGGCAACGGTCCCAACGGCGTTGGGGGTTATTTTATTTTCTTTGGGCACCGCTGGGGCAATCAAGCGGCCACTCAGCGGAATTGAGCGCGCTGTCTTTGTCTTGAGTGGTGTCCTCTTGATTGAGCCAGCCATTTTAACAGACATAGTTGGTGTTGCTGGCGGTATTGGAATTTATTGCATCCATAATCGGCGTCACCGGAAATTTAATCAACGCGACTTTGTTGCTTGA
- a CDS encoding TAXI family TRAP transporter solute-binding subunit produces MILKHLKFLSVIALTTVALPLSAQDWTPGDNVSLRMAASQPVHAIYPISVGFKEIIEREVPGISIALTATQGGLENARLLSVGEVELANGNSLAAYSLRYGKFAADGEDPQEQLVALFPSYTWEIGTMVPADSDIQTFRDLVGKRIAMGPIGSGAEATASQTLTAMGLADDDFENVQRSAVDQMFGALSSGMADAVIWGTAHPTGRISEQAATRGLRFVPFAEADMEMVTQAYPYFHAGFLRDDLYEGQEGNALWTGGATHFWATTSLPDDLAYAMVKAVWENKEELVIRHVSQEFLNEELVRMQAVLMDFHPGAQRYFVEIGILEAL; encoded by the coding sequence ATGATTTTGAAACATCTAAAATTTCTTTCGGTAATAGCACTCACTACAGTAGCATTACCGCTTTCGGCACAAGACTGGACGCCGGGTGATAATGTCTCGTTGCGCATGGCAGCATCACAGCCTGTACATGCAATCTACCCAATCTCAGTGGGATTCAAGGAAATAATTGAGCGAGAGGTTCCCGGTATCTCCATTGCGCTCACCGCTACACAAGGCGGATTAGAGAATGCACGGCTGCTGTCTGTTGGCGAAGTTGAATTGGCCAACGGCAATTCTCTTGCTGCCTATTCACTGCGCTATGGCAAATTTGCGGCTGATGGCGAGGATCCACAAGAACAGCTTGTTGCACTTTTTCCTAGTTATACTTGGGAAATTGGTACGATGGTCCCCGCTGATAGCGACATACAGACATTTCGTGATCTTGTCGGCAAGCGGATCGCTATGGGTCCAATTGGATCCGGTGCCGAAGCAACCGCCTCACAGACACTCACAGCAATGGGCTTAGCGGATGACGACTTTGAAAATGTGCAGCGTAGCGCTGTTGATCAAATGTTTGGCGCTCTCTCTTCTGGCATGGCCGATGCAGTCATCTGGGGCACCGCGCACCCAACCGGCCGGATATCAGAGCAAGCGGCAACTCGCGGTCTACGCTTCGTACCCTTTGCGGAAGCAGACATGGAAATGGTCACACAAGCTTATCCCTACTTTCATGCGGGTTTTTTACGAGATGATCTCTATGAGGGCCAAGAGGGCAATGCGCTCTGGACCGGTGGGGCAACTCATTTTTGGGCAACCACCTCGTTGCCTGATGATCTCGCGTACGCGATGGTCAAGGCTGTCTGGGAAAACAAAGAAGAGCTGGTTATCCGCCACGTCTCCCAAGAGTTTCTCAATGAGGAGCTTGTACGGATGCAAGCAGTATTGATGGATTTCCATCCCGGCGCCCAACGTTACTTCGTCGAAATTGGTATTCTTGAAGCTCTATGA
- a CDS encoding IS30 family transposase, with the protein MDIRSKHLSSEDRGVILAEHNRGSSQRLIGQLLHRPASTICRELARGRQEDGSYCPQAARQAYDARRARCRRKRKLVEGSDLNRFVHGKLVHLHWSPEQIAQRLRLMKPDDPSAHVSHETIYAAIYAQPRGGLKAAMIEALRQAKPKRGLKRRTAAGSAMVPESLRIINRPEEIEARLVPGHWEGDLIKGAFNRSSVGTLVERKTRFVILCKMDGNGAEAALDSFTRQMRRLPAALRKSMTYDRGSEMACHPELARRLKIDIWFCDPHAPWQRGSNENTNGLLRQYMPKGTDLNGASQTWLNDVANLMNNRPRKTLGWRTPAEAMADEIAAFKSTVALDV; encoded by the coding sequence ATGGACATACGAAGCAAGCACCTCAGCAGCGAGGACCGTGGCGTGATATTAGCCGAGCATAATAGGGGCAGCAGTCAGCGGTTGATCGGCCAGCTTTTGCATCGCCCGGCGAGCACGATCTGCCGTGAGCTGGCGCGAGGTCGGCAGGAAGACGGCAGCTATTGCCCGCAAGCGGCGCGGCAGGCCTATGATGCCCGGCGTGCGCGCTGCCGCCGCAAGCGCAAGCTTGTGGAGGGGAGCGATCTTAATCGTTTCGTTCATGGCAAGCTCGTACATCTGCACTGGTCGCCTGAGCAGATTGCGCAGAGACTGCGTCTCATGAAGCCTGATGATCCATCCGCCCATGTGAGCCATGAGACCATCTATGCCGCGATTTACGCGCAGCCACGTGGTGGGCTGAAGGCGGCGATGATCGAGGCGTTGCGTCAAGCGAAGCCTAAGCGTGGGCTCAAGCGCAGGACAGCGGCGGGCAGTGCTATGGTCCCGGAATCATTGCGCATTATCAACCGCCCTGAAGAGATCGAAGCGCGACTGGTACCAGGCCATTGGGAGGGCGACCTCATCAAGGGCGCATTCAATCGCTCGTCAGTGGGGACCTTGGTCGAGCGCAAGACACGCTTTGTCATTCTTTGCAAAATGGACGGCAATGGGGCCGAGGCCGCGCTCGACAGCTTCACCCGCCAGATGAGACGACTACCCGCTGCTTTGCGCAAGAGCATGACCTACGACCGCGGCTCCGAAATGGCCTGCCACCCCGAACTCGCCAGACGGTTGAAGATCGATATCTGGTTCTGCGATCCGCATGCGCCTTGGCAGCGTGGCAGCAACGAGAACACCAACGGACTGCTGCGTCAGTACATGCCCAAAGGAACTGACCTGAACGGTGCAAGCCAAACATGGCTGAACGACGTTGCAAACCTGATGAACAACCGTCCGAGAAAAACTCTCGGTTGGAGAACACCCGCTGAAGCCATGGCCGACGAAATCGCGGCCTTCAAATCAACCGTTGCACTTGATGTTTGA
- a CDS encoding 3-isopropylmalate dehydratase produces MIKTAMQMEGRAFILGNDIANDGHLMALEFALSRESDPEILRHQIFKGLDEALADQLTPGDLIVTGRRFAQGNPHIQGFIGLQGARIGLLTESIPSSSYRLAINAGVPLLPSCPGLRAQTTQGDILRVDFETGSVLNVTSGEELNFAPIPVHARAIIMAGGWPPMFKARLKQQKQSRERNHSLDSNIKCNG; encoded by the coding sequence TTGATCAAAACAGCAATGCAGATGGAAGGTCGCGCGTTCATCCTTGGGAATGACATTGCCAACGATGGGCATCTGATGGCGCTGGAGTTCGCCTTGTCGCGGGAGAGTGATCCGGAGATCTTGCGCCATCAAATTTTCAAAGGTCTGGATGAAGCGCTTGCCGACCAATTAACTCCTGGGGACCTGATAGTAACTGGACGTCGGTTCGCCCAAGGCAATCCACACATTCAAGGATTCATTGGGCTGCAAGGTGCAAGAATTGGGCTCCTGACTGAAAGTATACCTAGTTCAAGCTATCGCCTGGCGATCAACGCCGGGGTTCCCTTGCTGCCGAGTTGTCCGGGGTTGCGCGCGCAAACCACACAGGGTGATATTCTGCGAGTAGATTTCGAGACAGGCTCAGTCCTAAATGTGACGAGTGGCGAAGAGTTAAACTTCGCTCCAATACCAGTGCATGCTCGCGCCATAATTATGGCAGGAGGTTGGCCACCAATGTTCAAGGCGAGGCTGAAGCAGCAAAAACAGTCTCGTGAACGCAATCACTCCTTGGATTCAAACATCAAGTGCAACGGTTGA
- a CDS encoding 3-isopropylmalate dehydratase large subunit: MSERGFTIVEKILSRVCKQNVYASSLVFPEAELVTMHDWYAANAGAALEAFGVERMFDPSRVLISTDHEPLAVSPGAAIRQQQVRNFAKKYNVGHFHDVGRSGLGHVFPVEAGLVRPGMFIAGYDTHVTNFGAVGAYGVAVLTEVTELLALGSVWQTVPETVRIELTGRMQKGVSIRDVAQRLLFTLDPELVDDAVIEFGGAGTAGLGIDARYTLCNTPTEIGARSSIVEPDKIVTDYLAERCSEPVDLLKADTDARYRAVVTVDLSTCEPQVSLPPRPENVADVSTVAGREIDHAYIGSCASGMLTDLRVAAELLRGRQVNPRVRLFVTPVSQEVARAAAQEGLMEVFIKAGAIITQAGCGVCAGGRIGPVAPGEVSIGTGTRNDPGRLGAHDATLYLASPATVAASAITGKITDARFLSGLVR, translated from the coding sequence ATGAGTGAAAGAGGCTTTACTATTGTTGAAAAAATCCTTTCACGCGTGTGCAAACAGAATGTTTACGCAAGTTCTCTAGTATTTCCCGAGGCCGAACTGGTGACAATGCATGATTGGTACGCCGCCAATGCCGGTGCGGCCCTGGAGGCGTTTGGTGTCGAGCGAATGTTTGATCCTAGTCGCGTGTTGATTTCGACCGACCACGAGCCCTTGGCGGTATCGCCTGGTGCTGCAATCCGTCAGCAGCAGGTCCGTAATTTTGCTAAAAAATATAATGTAGGACACTTTCACGATGTTGGCCGCAGCGGTTTGGGACATGTGTTTCCAGTAGAGGCCGGCCTTGTAAGGCCTGGAATGTTTATTGCGGGCTACGATACTCATGTGACAAATTTTGGTGCAGTAGGGGCTTATGGAGTCGCGGTGCTGACCGAAGTGACAGAGCTTTTGGCACTGGGGTCAGTTTGGCAAACTGTTCCAGAGACGGTCCGCATTGAGCTAACCGGCCGAATGCAGAAAGGTGTGTCAATTCGCGATGTGGCGCAAAGGCTCCTTTTCACTTTAGATCCAGAACTCGTGGATGATGCGGTCATCGAATTTGGTGGTGCAGGCACGGCAGGTCTTGGGATAGATGCTCGATATACGCTCTGCAACACACCTACTGAGATTGGAGCAAGATCATCCATTGTAGAGCCTGACAAAATTGTAACGGACTACCTTGCGGAACGCTGCTCAGAGCCAGTGGATTTACTGAAAGCGGATACCGATGCACGCTACCGTGCGGTGGTTACAGTGGACCTAAGCACCTGCGAACCCCAAGTCTCTCTTCCACCACGACCAGAGAACGTAGCTGATGTGTCTACGGTAGCCGGACGCGAGATTGATCACGCATATATTGGCTCTTGTGCATCTGGCATGCTGACTGATCTTCGGGTTGCCGCTGAATTGCTACGAGGAAGGCAGGTAAACCCGCGCGTTCGTCTATTTGTGACCCCCGTGTCTCAGGAAGTTGCACGCGCTGCGGCTCAAGAGGGACTGATGGAGGTTTTCATCAAAGCTGGCGCCATTATCACCCAGGCGGGGTGTGGGGTTTGCGCTGGTGGGCGCATAGGTCCAGTAGCACCTGGGGAGGTCTCGATTGGGACTGGTACACGAAATGATCCTGGTCGTCTTGGGGCACATGATGCCACTCTATATCTGGCAAGTCCGGCAACCGTGGCAGCCTCCGCTATCACAGGTAAAATTACAGACGCACGTTTTCTCTCGGGGTTGGTACGTTGA
- a CDS encoding IclR family transcriptional regulator → MVKSASRAIDILESLAADSQGLSHASLADRLAIPRSSLTGLLDVLVARNFVEWDPATRHYFVGFAALRLGQSYLGGLDLVQCARPLLAQLSEEIGEACALTVRRKNMILVVAKIDDPNPYRPSLSLQLGHTGPLYASASGKAMLATEGESAIAAYLTSIDTMPTDPERKLDAQALRQDLETAMDTGFGWSRGEMFENIIAVGVAIRGSSEEVIAGISVSLPQERNTPELLMKIEVALKICAQSLSVKMGAEI, encoded by the coding sequence ATGGTAAAATCAGCAAGTCGAGCGATCGACATTCTGGAATCACTAGCAGCTGATTCTCAAGGACTGTCCCATGCCAGCCTCGCGGATCGGCTCGCAATTCCACGCAGTAGTTTAACGGGCTTACTGGACGTTTTGGTCGCACGTAACTTCGTGGAGTGGGATCCAGCGACTCGGCATTACTTTGTTGGATTTGCTGCGCTTCGGCTTGGTCAATCTTATCTAGGAGGGCTTGATCTCGTTCAGTGCGCCAGGCCGTTATTGGCTCAGCTCTCTGAGGAAATTGGAGAGGCTTGTGCTCTGACGGTACGCCGTAAGAATATGATTTTGGTAGTCGCCAAGATAGATGATCCCAATCCCTACAGGCCATCGCTGTCACTGCAGCTTGGCCACACCGGCCCACTTTACGCGTCGGCTAGCGGCAAAGCGATGCTTGCCACGGAAGGCGAGTCAGCAATTGCAGCTTACCTTACTTCGATCGATACAATGCCAACTGACCCTGAGCGCAAGTTAGACGCTCAAGCGCTCAGGCAAGATCTCGAGACAGCTATGGATACAGGCTTTGGATGGAGCCGTGGTGAAATGTTCGAAAATATCATAGCTGTAGGCGTTGCGATCCGGGGAAGCTCTGAGGAGGTTATCGCAGGCATCTCGGTATCACTGCCTCAAGAGCGCAATACGCCAGAGCTTTTGATGAAAATAGAAGTGGCTCTCAAAATATGTGCACAGTCCTTGTCGGTTAAGATGGGAGCTGAGATATGA
- a CDS encoding isocitrate lyase/PEP mutase family protein — protein MSNNTKLFRRLISGAVCFPAPGVFDGFSARLAERTGAQILHASGGAISRAIGYPDRGLVTMTEMLGRIDEIIAACDAPVFADADTGFGNTTNAARTARCYHAAGVAGLHVEDQTFPKRCGHMSGVTIIPAQEMADKINAMKNKVGDDMLIAARTDAVSVEGLGAALHRMKLYVKAGADMAFVEGITNISEVGAVAAALPSVPLVFNQANASSGGAIKLDALAENAVRIALYPGDLQRGAGWAIQATTEAILKTNSTMSVVNQMFTNAERDSLFDQN, from the coding sequence ATGTCAAATAATACAAAGCTATTTCGTCGTCTGATTTCTGGCGCTGTTTGCTTTCCGGCACCCGGTGTATTTGACGGTTTTTCAGCGCGTCTAGCTGAGCGCACTGGAGCGCAAATACTTCACGCCAGCGGAGGAGCAATTTCGCGAGCAATCGGTTATCCAGATCGGGGTCTGGTGACCATGACCGAAATGCTGGGACGCATAGACGAGATCATCGCGGCTTGTGATGCGCCAGTTTTTGCGGATGCCGATACAGGCTTTGGCAATACGACGAACGCTGCACGGACTGCCCGATGCTACCATGCCGCAGGTGTCGCTGGGTTGCATGTTGAGGACCAGACTTTCCCTAAGCGTTGTGGACACATGAGCGGCGTGACAATAATCCCCGCGCAAGAAATGGCAGATAAAATCAACGCCATGAAAAATAAGGTTGGTGATGATATGCTGATTGCTGCGCGCACTGACGCAGTTTCCGTCGAGGGACTAGGCGCGGCGCTGCACCGTATGAAACTTTACGTTAAAGCTGGTGCCGATATGGCCTTCGTCGAAGGTATCACTAACATTTCAGAGGTGGGAGCCGTCGCTGCCGCTTTGCCGAGCGTTCCGCTCGTTTTCAATCAGGCCAATGCATCGAGTGGTGGTGCTATCAAACTTGATGCGCTCGCGGAGAACGCCGTCCGTATTGCGCTTTATCCTGGCGACCTCCAACGCGGTGCAGGTTGGGCAATACAAGCGACGACGGAGGCCATTTTGAAAACAAACTCAACCATGTCTGTTGTCAATCAGATGTTCACAAATGCGGAACGCGACAGCTTGTTTGATCAAAACTAG
- a CDS encoding amidase family protein, with protein MSVIELAKATLERIAVGENRIRAFAHLDHDTVYAEAKRLQNTGAKGPLSGEVIAVKDLFDVAGMPTRCGSAIYGEHQAQRDSAAVASIRAAGGLIIGKSVTTEFAYMTPSLTRNPHNFDRTPGGSSSGSAASVAAHFVTMATGTQTAGSIIRPAAFCGVVGFKPSFATISRSGLSIFGETLDTIGGFSSDVATVSRFVGVMADRPGLITPERIRAPKLALWRTPDADQADDAALAELERVANAAARAGAVVTEFKGGSGWSALLQAHTTIMAHEGARSLGYEFNTSYD; from the coding sequence ATGTCTGTGATAGAGCTCGCCAAAGCCACACTGGAACGCATTGCAGTCGGTGAAAATCGGATAAGAGCGTTCGCGCATCTTGATCATGACACAGTGTATGCCGAGGCAAAACGTCTTCAGAATACAGGCGCCAAAGGTCCATTGTCAGGAGAGGTAATCGCGGTCAAGGATCTCTTCGACGTAGCAGGCATGCCGACACGATGCGGTTCAGCCATCTACGGAGAACACCAAGCACAGCGCGACTCGGCAGCGGTTGCGTCAATCCGAGCAGCTGGTGGTCTTATCATAGGCAAGTCGGTCACAACGGAATTCGCCTACATGACGCCTAGCCTAACACGCAATCCTCACAATTTTGACCGAACGCCAGGTGGTTCGTCTAGCGGGTCGGCCGCATCGGTTGCGGCGCATTTCGTTACCATGGCGACTGGAACACAAACGGCTGGATCTATAATTCGCCCAGCCGCTTTTTGTGGCGTAGTGGGCTTTAAGCCAAGTTTCGCAACAATAAGTCGCAGTGGTTTATCGATTTTTGGGGAAACATTAGATACGATTGGAGGATTTTCTAGTGATGTCGCGACTGTATCAAGGTTTGTGGGCGTCATGGCAGACCGGCCTGGACTTATTACGCCCGAGCGCATCAGAGCTCCAAAATTAGCGCTTTGGCGCACGCCCGATGCGGATCAGGCAGACGACGCCGCATTGGCAGAACTGGAGCGTGTAGCAAATGCAGCTGCACGTGCTGGTGCTGTCGTAACTGAATTTAAGGGCGGATCAGGGTGGAGCGCGTTACTGCAAGCCCATACAACTATTATGGCCCACGAAGGAGCGCGTTCCTTGGGATATGAGTTTAACACGAGCTATGACTGA
- a CDS encoding IS256-like element ISOan6 family transposase, producing MGTTNIVDFARRDEMTDALTELLKTGAQQLIATAVEAELVSYLAQFTGLRTDAGHAAVVRNGHHPARPFQTGIGPVSVRIPKVRSKDGTPVTFRSALVPPYVRRTKTLEAALPWLYLKGISSGEMAPALKVLLGPDAVGLSANTVSRLKRDWANEYEAWKGAELDDEPIVYIWADGVHSGLRGEDDKLCALVIIGVTARGKKRFLAIEDGVRESTQSWREVLLNLKSRGMNAPKLAIGDGAMGFWAAMDEVYPETRHQRCWQHKTMNVLNCLPKLSQPKAKAALHDIWQAETKVDAEKAFDLFIKTYEPKYPKATLCLQKDREELMAFFDFPAQHWQSIRTSNPIESAFATIRHRTKRSKGCLSRDGMLHMMFKLGQCAEQNWRKLRGFDYLAKVITGVTFKDGIETTNPDQITA from the coding sequence ATGGGAACTACTAACATTGTTGATTTTGCGCGTCGAGACGAGATGACGGACGCGTTGACGGAGTTGCTGAAAACGGGAGCACAACAATTGATCGCGACAGCAGTTGAGGCTGAGCTTGTCAGTTATTTGGCGCAATTTACCGGCTTACGCACCGATGCCGGTCACGCGGCAGTCGTGCGTAACGGACATCATCCGGCCCGCCCGTTTCAAACGGGCATTGGCCCTGTGAGCGTGCGCATTCCAAAGGTTCGGTCCAAGGACGGCACACCGGTGACATTCCGGTCTGCCCTGGTGCCGCCCTATGTGCGCCGCACGAAGACGCTGGAAGCGGCCTTGCCATGGCTTTACCTCAAAGGGATCTCCAGCGGCGAGATGGCTCCCGCCCTCAAGGTTCTTCTGGGCCCAGATGCCGTTGGCTTGTCGGCTAATACGGTTTCGCGTTTAAAACGCGATTGGGCCAATGAATACGAGGCTTGGAAAGGCGCTGAGTTAGATGACGAGCCCATCGTCTATATCTGGGCCGACGGCGTTCACAGCGGCCTTCGGGGCGAGGATGACAAGCTCTGTGCCCTTGTTATTATTGGGGTAACTGCCCGTGGCAAGAAGCGATTTCTGGCAATTGAGGATGGGGTGCGCGAGTCCACGCAGAGCTGGCGCGAGGTTCTGCTTAACCTCAAAAGCCGAGGCATGAATGCGCCCAAACTGGCCATCGGGGACGGTGCCATGGGGTTTTGGGCGGCCATGGACGAAGTCTATCCTGAGACCCGCCATCAACGCTGTTGGCAACACAAAACGATGAACGTGCTCAATTGTTTACCCAAGCTGTCTCAGCCAAAAGCCAAGGCCGCGCTGCACGACATCTGGCAGGCCGAGACCAAAGTCGATGCAGAAAAGGCGTTCGATCTGTTCATCAAAACCTACGAACCCAAATACCCCAAGGCCACACTATGCCTGCAAAAAGATCGTGAGGAACTCATGGCATTCTTCGACTTCCCGGCGCAGCATTGGCAAAGCATCCGCACTAGCAATCCAATTGAATCGGCCTTCGCGACGATCCGGCATCGTACCAAGCGTTCAAAGGGCTGCCTGTCACGCGATGGCATGCTGCACATGATGTTCAAACTGGGGCAATGTGCTGAGCAAAATTGGAGGAAGCTACGCGGCTTTGACTACCTCGCAAAAGTCATCACAGGCGTCACGTTCAAAGACGGAATCGAAACCACAAACCCCGACCAGATCACCGCATGA
- a CDS encoding histidine phosphatase family protein, which translates to MTIYLIRHAQSAFNAVYDPNKPDPMILDAPITALGKAQAQQAQSEVKQLDLINVIVSPFTRTLQTAQLIFGNRLPFQINSEVREQLCNSCDVGSPPHKLAKDYPHLDFGHLDDCWWHDGEKDHRGISVEPEEVLLERANRFADFLKRESIHSTAIVSHGNFIRALTGIQPKNCEVIEFNPR; encoded by the coding sequence GTGACAATTTACCTTATTCGACACGCTCAATCAGCCTTCAATGCGGTTTACGATCCAAACAAACCGGACCCCATGATACTCGATGCGCCAATCACAGCGCTCGGAAAAGCTCAGGCTCAGCAGGCTCAGAGCGAAGTCAAACAACTTGATCTTATAAATGTCATTGTTTCGCCGTTCACTAGAACATTGCAAACGGCCCAATTGATTTTTGGAAACAGGTTGCCGTTTCAGATTAATTCTGAAGTGCGAGAGCAACTCTGCAACAGCTGCGATGTAGGAAGTCCGCCTCACAAACTTGCTAAAGATTACCCTCATCTTGACTTTGGTCATCTAGATGATTGCTGGTGGCATGACGGAGAAAAGGACCACCGTGGGATCTCAGTTGAGCCCGAAGAGGTTTTGCTTGAAAGGGCAAACAGGTTCGCCGACTTTCTCAAGCGCGAAAGTATCCACTCCACGGCAATTGTCTCTCATGGTAACTTCATTCGAGCGCTGACCGGAATTCAACCCAAAAACTGTGAAGTGATAGAATTCAACCCTCGCTAG
- a CDS encoding DUF3489 domain-containing protein, with protein MTNEIKRASSSKPETLQAPKQCIAPAKTKKAKMIAMLSRKSGADVPSLSTTLGWLHHTMRAALSGLRKAGYEITSIKAGNGKPMRYQIIGLPKADVA; from the coding sequence ATGACCAACGAGATAAAGCGCGCAAGCTCTTCCAAACCTGAGACCCTGCAAGCGCCCAAACAGTGCATCGCCCCCGCAAAGACAAAGAAGGCGAAGATGATCGCAATGCTGAGCCGCAAGAGCGGGGCGGACGTGCCCAGCCTTAGTACAACCTTGGGATGGCTGCACCACACGATGCGGGCGGCTCTGTCTGGCCTACGTAAGGCAGGTTACGAGATCACCTCGATCAAGGCCGGAAACGGGAAGCCCATGCGGTACCAGATCATCGGGTTGCCAAAGGCGGATGTGGCCTGA